Proteins encoded in a region of the Bacillota bacterium genome:
- the murJ gene encoding murein biosynthesis integral membrane protein MurJ: MKRIALLLMFLEVLSKILGFTREITLSYFYGASGISDAYLISLTIPTVIFAFVGTGIATSYIPIYSSIVKERGIEAADRFSNNLISFLFLVCTFIVLIGLIFTGPIVKLFASGFEGDTLKLAVSFTRISIFGVFFMGTAYIFKSYLQIQKNFTVPALIGFPFNIIIIASIVLSSRFNKVILSVGIIAAIASQLIFLLPFAYKKGYRYSFVLDKRDKHLMRMIYLSLPVILGTSVNQINTLVDRTLASRIAVGGISALNYANRLNGFVQGIFVLSIATVMYPMISKMAAENNMAGLKKTLSEAITSINLLVIPATVGAMIFAEPVVKLLFGRGAFDADAVSMTSYALFFYSIGMIGFGLREVLSRAFYSLQDTKTPMVNAAIAVVMNIILNIVLSRFLGLGGLALATSISAIFCTVLLFIGLRKKIGPFGMKSITISFVKILCASLIMGVFARTVYGILITRMNFNLSLVLTIGAGAAIYFAIICFMKIEDVDAVVSGLKRKLNIYS; the protein is encoded by the coding sequence ATGAAGCGGATTGCATTACTTCTTATGTTTCTTGAAGTGCTATCAAAAATACTTGGTTTTACCAGAGAGATTACCCTCTCTTATTTTTATGGAGCGTCCGGCATAAGTGACGCTTACTTGATTTCCCTTACCATTCCTACCGTTATATTTGCCTTTGTCGGTACCGGGATAGCCACAAGCTATATTCCCATATACAGCAGCATTGTAAAGGAAAGAGGCATTGAAGCGGCAGACAGGTTTTCAAACAACCTCATAAGTTTCCTTTTTCTTGTCTGCACTTTTATTGTTCTCATAGGGTTGATATTTACAGGTCCCATTGTCAAGCTGTTTGCTTCAGGCTTTGAAGGGGATACGTTGAAGTTGGCGGTCTCCTTTACACGTATCAGCATATTCGGGGTATTTTTTATGGGTACAGCCTATATATTCAAGAGCTATTTGCAGATACAGAAGAACTTTACGGTTCCGGCCTTGATAGGTTTCCCGTTTAATATAATCATTATCGCTTCCATTGTCTTAAGCTCCAGATTCAATAAAGTTATACTGTCTGTCGGTATCATTGCGGCCATTGCTTCACAGCTGATATTTTTACTGCCCTTTGCGTATAAAAAAGGATATAGGTACAGTTTTGTGCTTGATAAAAGGGACAAGCACTTGATGAGGATGATTTATTTATCACTGCCTGTGATACTGGGCACTTCGGTGAATCAAATCAACACACTGGTGGACAGGACCCTGGCCTCCCGCATAGCGGTGGGAGGGATATCGGCCCTTAACTATGCCAACAGGCTCAACGGGTTTGTCCAGGGCATATTTGTTTTATCCATAGCCACCGTGATGTACCCGATGATATCCAAAATGGCAGCGGAGAACAATATGGCCGGGCTTAAGAAAACACTGTCCGAAGCCATAACTTCTATCAACCTGCTGGTTATCCCCGCCACAGTAGGGGCAATGATATTTGCAGAGCCGGTAGTCAAGCTCCTGTTCGGCAGGGGGGCCTTTGATGCCGATGCAGTATCCATGACTTCCTATGCATTGTTTTTCTATTCCATAGGGATGATTGGGTTCGGTTTGAGGGAGGTTCTGTCCAGGGCCTTCTATTCTTTGCAGGATACAAAAACGCCCATGGTCAATGCGGCTATAGCTGTAGTGATGAACATCATATTGAACATTGTCCTGTCCAGATTCCTAGGTCTTGGGGGCCTTGCCCTGGCGACAAGCATATCCGCGATATTCTGTACCGTGCTGCTCTTTATAGGCTTGAGGAAAAAAATCGGTCCGTTCGGGATGAAGAGCATAACCATTTCGTTTGTAAAAATCTTATGTGCATCACTTATTATGGGTGTCTTTGCCAGAACAGTTTATGGTATACTAATTACCAGGATGAACTTTAATCTGTCCCTGGTACTGACTATAGGAGCGGGTGCGGCAATATACTTTGCAATAATCTGTTTCATGAAGATAGAAGATGTGGATGCGGTTGTATCTGGCCTTAAGAGGAAGTTAAACATTTATAGCTAA
- a CDS encoding sugar nucleotide-binding protein produces the protein MKFLILGATGMAGHTIAIFLKEQGHNIVTFSRRPFPFCDNVIGDVTDFKLVEGIIEKGDYDAVVNCIGILNQNADNNKYQAVLLNSYLPHFLSYILKDSRTKVIQMSTDCVFSGKTGNYNETSLRDGETFYDRSKALGELENNKDLTFRNSIIGPDINKNGMGLFNWFMKQNGTINGYTKAIWTGVTSLTLAKAIEKALGDNVVGLYHLVNNEKISKYELLKLFNKYFRNNQLVINKCDDIIVDKSLINNRKDFNFTVPSYEDMVKEMKEWIVEHKELYPHYLILGKGELT, from the coding sequence ATGAAATTTCTTATATTAGGGGCTACCGGAATGGCTGGACACACAATTGCTATATTTTTAAAAGAACAGGGGCATAATATAGTTACTTTTTCCAGAAGGCCTTTTCCTTTTTGTGATAATGTCATTGGAGATGTAACAGACTTTAAATTGGTTGAAGGTATTATTGAGAAAGGTGATTATGATGCAGTAGTCAATTGCATAGGCATACTAAATCAAAATGCTGACAATAACAAATATCAAGCCGTACTGCTGAATAGTTATTTACCGCATTTTCTTAGTTATATCTTAAAAGATTCTAGGACTAAAGTTATTCAGATGAGCACTGATTGTGTTTTTTCCGGCAAAACTGGAAATTATAACGAAACCTCATTAAGAGATGGTGAAACATTCTATGATAGGTCAAAGGCCCTGGGAGAATTAGAGAACAATAAAGATTTAACATTTAGAAATTCGATAATTGGTCCAGATATTAATAAGAATGGCATGGGCTTGTTTAACTGGTTCATGAAACAAAACGGGACAATAAACGGTTATACGAAAGCTATATGGACAGGTGTAACAAGTCTTACTTTAGCCAAAGCTATAGAAAAAGCACTTGGAGACAACGTAGTTGGGTTATATCACCTTGTAAATAATGAAAAGATAAGCAAATACGAGTTGCTTAAGCTTTTTAATAAGTATTTCAGAAACAATCAACTAGTTATAAATAAATGTGATGATATTATTGTAGATAAGTCATTAATTAATAACAGAAAAGACTTTAATTTTACTGTTCCTTCATATGAGGATATGGTAAAGGAAATGAAAGAATGGATTGTAGAACACAAGGAGTTATATCCACATTATTTAATATTGGGTAAAGGGGAATTAACATGA
- the wecB gene encoding UDP-N-acetylglucosamine 2-epimerase (non-hydrolyzing), whose protein sequence is MNRLKVMTIVGTRPEIIRLSEIIKKMDIYFNHILVHTGQNWDYTLNQVFFEDLGIREPDYYLNSVGRNLGETIGNIIAKSYDILEKEKPDALLILGDTNSALSAIPAKRLKVPIFHMEAGNRCFDQNLPEEINRKIVDHIADVNLPYTEHARRYLLAEGYRKEHIYVTGSPLTEVLKKHEDKIHNSKILEKLGLEEGKYILVSAHREENIDNENNFLSLMTAINAIAEHYKIPVIYSTHPRSENIIKKRRFEFHPLIRSLKPFGFFDYNKLQLNAFCVLSDSGTVPEEASILGFPAVSIRTSTERPEALDKGAIILGGIKTEDVLQAVELCKSMWENSELVAPVTDYIDTNVSVKVIRIIQSYTKIVNKVIWQKV, encoded by the coding sequence ATGAACAGACTAAAAGTTATGACAATAGTAGGGACAAGGCCAGAAATAATAAGGCTTAGCGAGATAATAAAGAAAATGGATATATATTTTAATCATATATTAGTTCATACGGGGCAGAACTGGGATTATACTCTAAATCAAGTATTTTTTGAAGATTTGGGTATACGCGAGCCAGATTATTATTTAAATAGTGTAGGTAGAAATCTTGGAGAAACAATAGGCAATATAATAGCTAAATCTTATGATATATTAGAGAAAGAAAAACCTGATGCACTACTTATTTTAGGGGATACAAACTCTGCTTTATCTGCTATACCAGCAAAAAGATTAAAAGTACCTATATTCCACATGGAAGCTGGAAATAGATGTTTCGACCAAAACCTTCCAGAAGAGATAAATAGGAAAATAGTTGATCATATTGCAGATGTAAACCTACCATATACAGAACATGCAAGAAGATATTTGCTGGCAGAAGGGTATAGAAAAGAACATATTTACGTTACGGGCTCGCCTTTGACTGAAGTTTTGAAAAAACATGAAGATAAAATCCATAACAGCAAGATTTTAGAGAAGCTTGGATTAGAGGAAGGAAAATATATTTTAGTATCTGCTCATAGAGAAGAAAACATAGATAATGAAAATAATTTTTTATCATTGATGACAGCTATAAATGCTATTGCAGAACATTATAAAATACCAGTAATTTACTCTACCCACCCGAGAAGCGAAAATATTATTAAAAAAAGGAGATTTGAATTTCATCCATTGATTAGAAGTTTAAAACCATTTGGGTTCTTTGATTATAATAAGCTCCAGCTAAATGCTTTTTGTGTGCTTTCTGACAGTGGAACTGTTCCGGAAGAAGCCTCAATACTGGGATTCCCTGCTGTTTCAATAAGAACTTCTACAGAGAGACCAGAAGCTTTAGATAAAGGGGCTATTATTTTAGGTGGTATAAAGACAGAAGATGTTTTACAAGCTGTTGAACTGTGCAAAAGTATGTGGGAAAATTCTGAGTTAGTTGCTCCTGTGACTGATTATATAGACACCAATGTGTCGGTGAAGGTAATAAGAATAATCCAGAGTTATACAAAAATAGTAAATAAGGTAATTTGGCAAAAGGTTTAA
- a CDS encoding polysaccharide biosynthesis protein, translating into MRSHYRPVILIITDIVLIILSYIFAFIIRFEGNLPKQYFDIFVETAFILIAIKIAAFYYFSLYKNLWRYAGVIDVLQIIVAAGVANAISISYLFLMQSNLPRSIYVLAFILDIFFIGGSRFGYRLMRELMGSTYHALKLNGQNGHPKNALIIGAGEAGAMVIREFRNHPELNAKPLAILDDDKEKHRRRIHGVPVLGAIEKVKEVARDLDIDEIIIAIPSANKKDIRHIIDMCKDTRSKLRILPGVYELIDGKVDVKQIRDVQIEDLLGREPVDLNIEEISGYLRDKVVLVTGGGGSIGSELCRQIARFDPKLLLILDIYENNAYNLQIELTRNHPEIQTKILIASIRDKARLDSIFQAYKPHVVFHAAAHKHVPLMEDNPTEAIKNNVFGTLNVAECSDKYSVEKFVLISTDKAVNPTNVMGATKRIAEMTVQMMDKHSGTRYAAVRFGNVLGSSGSVIPLFKSQIAEGGPVTVTHPDITRYFMTIPEAAQLVIQAGAMAEGGEIFVLDMGEPIKIMDLAKDLIRLSGFEPGEDIPIEITELRPGEKLYEELFMEREVLKATKHSKIFIGKPLENNIEALKELESLRHILIDEDTEEALSIVNKLVPGYKKQCSQISIST; encoded by the coding sequence ATGAGGAGCCATTATAGACCAGTAATATTAATAATAACAGACATAGTGCTTATTATTTTATCATACATATTTGCATTTATAATTAGGTTTGAAGGTAATTTACCCAAGCAATACTTCGATATATTCGTTGAGACAGCCTTTATTCTTATAGCAATAAAAATAGCTGCCTTTTACTATTTTAGCTTGTATAAAAACCTGTGGCGTTATGCGGGAGTTATTGATGTGCTGCAGATTATTGTCGCGGCTGGAGTTGCTAACGCTATTTCAATAAGCTACCTCTTTCTGATGCAGTCCAACCTCCCGAGGAGCATCTATGTCCTGGCCTTCATACTGGATATATTCTTTATAGGAGGCAGCAGGTTTGGGTACAGGCTAATGAGAGAGCTTATGGGGAGCACTTACCATGCCTTGAAACTGAACGGTCAAAATGGGCATCCCAAAAATGCCCTTATTATAGGGGCTGGGGAAGCCGGCGCTATGGTTATCAGGGAGTTTAGAAACCATCCTGAGCTGAATGCAAAGCCGCTGGCAATTCTTGATGATGACAAAGAGAAGCATAGGAGAAGGATACATGGCGTCCCTGTCTTGGGTGCCATAGAGAAGGTCAAGGAGGTTGCCCGGGACCTTGATATAGATGAGATAATCATTGCAATACCCTCGGCCAACAAGAAGGATATAAGGCATATCATAGACATGTGCAAGGACACCAGGAGCAAACTGAGGATACTGCCCGGGGTCTACGAGCTCATAGACGGCAAGGTGGATGTAAAGCAGATAAGGGACGTTCAGATAGAGGACCTGCTGGGCAGGGAGCCGGTTGACCTGAACATAGAAGAGATATCGGGGTACCTCAGGGATAAGGTGGTACTGGTGACCGGGGGAGGAGGCTCCATAGGGTCGGAGTTGTGCCGGCAGATAGCGCGGTTTGATCCCAAGCTCCTGCTCATACTCGACATATACGAAAACAATGCATATAATCTGCAGATTGAGTTGACAAGGAACCATCCGGAAATCCAGACCAAGATACTGATTGCCTCTATAAGGGATAAGGCCAGACTGGACAGCATTTTCCAAGCTTATAAGCCTCATGTTGTCTTTCATGCTGCGGCCCACAAGCATGTGCCCCTAATGGAGGATAATCCTACGGAGGCGATAAAGAATAATGTTTTTGGGACATTGAATGTTGCTGAGTGTTCGGATAAATATAGCGTCGAAAAGTTTGTGCTCATATCCACCGACAAGGCCGTCAACCCCACAAACGTCATGGGGGCCACCAAGAGGATTGCCGAGATGACGGTACAGATGATGGATAAGCACAGCGGTACCAGGTATGCGGCGGTGAGGTTCGGCAATGTATTGGGCAGCAGCGGCAGTGTTATACCGTTGTTTAAAAGCCAGATTGCCGAAGGGGGGCCCGTAACGGTTACCCATCCCGACATCACGAGGTATTTCATGACCATACCCGAGGCTGCCCAACTGGTAATACAGGCAGGGGCAATGGCTGAGGGAGGCGAGATTTTTGTGCTGGATATGGGAGAGCCTATTAAGATAATGGACCTTGCAAAGGATTTAATAAGGCTTTCGGGATTTGAGCCGGGAGAAGACATACCGATAGAGATTACAGAATTGAGACCTGGGGAAAAGTTGTATGAGGAGCTGTTTATGGAACGGGAGGTTTTAAAAGCAACCAAACACAGTAAGATTTTTATCGGTAAGCCATTGGAAAATAACATAGAAGCACTGAAGGAACTTGAAAGTCTCAGGCATATCTTAATAGATGAAGACACGGAAGAAGCTCTGTCTATTGTAAATAAGCTGGTACCCGGATATAAGAAACAATGTTCTCAGATATCTATATCGACATAA
- a CDS encoding polysaccharide biosynthesis protein → MFKDKTLLITGGTGTFGNAALKRFLNTDIGEIRIFSRDEKKQDDMRKYYKNDKIKFYLGDVRDLSSIKNAMYGVDYIFHAAALKQVPSCEFFPLEAVKTNVIGTENVLAAAIELGVKKVICLSTDKAAYPINAMGISKAMMEKVFIAKSRTVSPDKTLICGTRYGNVMASRGSVIPLFIQQIKNGQPLTVTDPNMTRFLMSIDEAIELVVYAFKNAQPGDIMVQKSPAARIEDIAQAVKEIFDANNEIKIIGTRHGEKLYETLLTKEEYLVAEDLGKFYRVPADNRDLNYDKYFIQGNEQLSKYNEYNSHNTERLNIEQIKEKLSQLDYIKQELKDWKSNKYIKEVAVTKDNMP, encoded by the coding sequence ATGTTTAAGGATAAGACATTGTTAATAACAGGAGGTACGGGTACTTTTGGAAATGCTGCTTTAAAGAGGTTCTTAAATACTGATATAGGGGAAATAAGGATTTTTTCCCGAGATGAGAAAAAACAGGATGACATGAGAAAGTATTATAAAAATGATAAGATTAAGTTCTACTTGGGTGATGTTAGAGACCTATCCAGTATAAAAAATGCAATGTATGGAGTTGATTACATATTTCATGCTGCAGCATTAAAACAGGTCCCATCTTGTGAGTTTTTTCCTCTTGAAGCTGTGAAAACAAATGTAATAGGTACAGAGAATGTACTTGCTGCAGCTATAGAGCTGGGAGTAAAAAAAGTAATCTGCCTGTCAACAGATAAAGCAGCGTATCCAATTAACGCAATGGGAATTTCTAAAGCAATGATGGAGAAAGTATTTATTGCGAAATCAAGAACTGTTTCACCGGACAAAACTTTAATATGTGGCACACGATATGGTAATGTAATGGCTTCCAGGGGCTCAGTAATCCCTCTTTTCATTCAGCAAATTAAGAACGGACAACCTTTAACGGTAACAGATCCTAATATGACGAGATTTTTAATGAGTATTGATGAGGCAATAGAGCTAGTGGTATACGCTTTCAAAAATGCTCAACCAGGAGATATTATGGTCCAAAAGTCCCCGGCAGCCAGGATAGAAGACATTGCCCAGGCAGTAAAAGAAATATTTGATGCAAATAATGAAATAAAAATAATTGGTACACGTCACGGTGAGAAACTTTACGAGACGTTACTTACAAAAGAAGAATACCTGGTGGCTGAGGATTTAGGGAAATTTTACAGGGTTCCTGCAGATAATCGCGATTTAAATTATGACAAGTATTTTATTCAAGGAAATGAACAGTTATCAAAATACAATGAATATAACTCACATAATACAGAGCGTCTTAACATTGAGCAGATTAAAGAAAAACTATCACAGCTAGACTATATAAAACAGGAATTAAAAGACTGGAAGAGCAACAAGTATATAAAAGAAGTTGCAGTTACTAAGGATAATATGCCATAA